The genomic region CTAATCTTATGCTTTATCGAGAGGTGTGAACGGCGTCTCGCTGACTAATTATTTCCAGGGGCCATCCGTTCTCATGGGTGACAGGCCAGTTAACAAACCGGCCAAGGATCAGCGCCTGGAGGAGGACAAAATGGGTTTTTATCGTGTGAGCGGGAGTGGTCTGAAATGAACACGCCGGCTCGATTACGCCTGTTTTGCCTGCCGTATTCCGGCGCCAGCGCCATGGTCTACAGCCGTTGGCGGCGGGCGTTGCCCGAGTGGTTGCAGGTGCGGCCGCTGGAACTGCCCGGGCGCGGCATGCGCATGGACGAGCCGTTGCAGCGCGATATCAAGGCATTGGCCGCGCAACTGGCTGATGAGATCAGCGCGGAACTGGACGAGCCTTACGCCTTGTTTGGCCACAGCCTCGGCGGTCTGCTGGCGTTCGAGCTGGCCCATGCCCTGCGTGAGCGCGGTGTACCGCAGCCGTTGGCGCTGTTTGCGTCGGGTACCGCCGGCCCGGCCCGTCGCGATGTCAGCGAATACGCTATCGAGAAAAACGACGAGCAACTGATCGCCCGCTTGCGTCAACTCAAGGGCACCGGCGAAGAGGTGCTGGCCAATGCCGAACTGATGCAGTTGATGCTGCCGATCCTGCGGGCCGACTTCCTGCTGTGTGGCAGTTTCGAGTACGGCGAGCGCGAGCCGCTGAGCCTGCCCATCCACGTATTCGGCGGCAAGCAGGACACGGTGCGCGCTGATCAATTGCTGGACTGGCAGCAGGACACCGCCAGCGGTTTTTCCCTCGACATGTTCGACGGACACCATTTCTTCCTGGTGCAGCACGAGAGCTCCGTACTGCGCTGTGTGCGGCGTTACGCCGACGAACACTTGGCCCGCTGGCGCAACGACGTCGCGCGGCAGATGGCCCGGGCCGCCGGCTGAACAAGCTGCCCCGGCCACACATTCCCCGATTTCCCAGTTAGCCGATTTCAGGCAGGAACCCCATGATGGACGCCTTCGAACTTCCCCGCACCCTGGTCCAGTCCCTTCAACGCCGCGCCGCGCAAACCCCGGATCAACTGGCGTTGCGTTTCCTCGCCGAGACGGCCGAGCAGAGTGTCGTCCTCAGTTACCGCGACCTCGACCTGCGCGCCCGCACCATCGCCGCGGCCTTGCAGGCCAACGCCGTGTTGGGCGATCGCGCGGTGCTGTTGTTCCCCAGTGGGCCGGATTATGTCGCGGCGTTCTTTGGTTGCCTGTATGCCGGTGTCATCGCAGTACCGGCTTACCCGCCGGAGTCCACTCGCCGTCATCATCAGGAGCGCCTGCTGTCGATCATCGCGGACGCCGAGCCGCGGTTGCTGCTGACTACCTCCAGCCTCGGGGATTCGTTGCTGCAACTCGAAGGTGCACCGCAGTTGCTGTGCGTCGACAGCCTCAGTGCCGAAATCGCGAGCCATTGGGTCGCGCCCAACTTGCAAGACGATGACATCGCCTTCCTGCAATACACCTCCGGTTCCACCGCGTTGCCCAAGGGCGTGCAAGTCACCCACGGCAACCTGGTGGCCAACGAGCTGCTGATCCGCCGGGGCTTCGGCATCGACCTGAACCCCGACGACGTGATCGTCAGTTGGCTGCCGCTGTACCACGACATGGGGCTGATCGGCGGGCTGCTGCAACCGATCTTCAGTGGCGTGCCGTGCGTGTTGATGTCGCCTGCTTACTTCCTCGGTCGGCCCCTGCGCTGGCTCGAAGCGATCAGCGAGTACGGCGGCACCATCAGCGGCGGCCCGGACTTCGCCTACCGCTTGTGCAGCGAGCGGGTCAGCGAGTCGGCATTGGATCGCCTGGACCTGAGCAAGTGGCGCGTGGCGTATTCCGGCTCAGAACCGATCCGCCTCGACACCCTGGAACGCTTTGCCGAGAAGTTCGCCGCTTGCGGTTTTACCTCGAATAACTTCTTCGCATCCTATGGCTTGGCGGAAGCCACCTTGTTCGTTGCCGGCGGCACCCGTGGCCAGGGCATCCCGGCCCTGCGCCTGGACGAACAGGCTTTGGCCGCCAACCGCGCCGAGCCCGGGCAGGGTGCGGCGATCATGAGTTGCGGCACCAGCCAGCCCGAACACGCAGTGCTGATTGCCGACCCCGCCACCCTGGCGACGCTCCCCGACAATGCCGTCGGTGAAATCTGGGCCACTGGCCCGAGCATCGCCCACGGCTACTGGCGCAATCCTGAAGCCACCGCCAAGACCTTCGTCCAGCACGAAGGCCGTACCTGGCTGCGGACCGGCGACCTCGGGTTTATCCGCGAAGGTGAAGTGTTCATCACTGGCCGTCTGAAAGACCTGCTGATCGTGAGGGGTCATAACCTGTATCCCCAGGACATCGAGCAAGCCATCGAGCGCGAAGTGGAAGTGGTGCGCAAGGGTCGGGTCGCGGCGTTCGCGGTGAATGACCAGGGCCTGGAAGGCATCGGCATCGCCGCCGAAATCAGCCGCAGCGTGCAGAAAATCCTGCCGCCTGAAGCGCTGATCAAGGCGATTCGCCAAGCAGTGGCCGAGGCCTGCCAGGAAGCGCCGAGCGTGGTGGTATTGCTCAACCCCGGTGGCTTGCCGAAAACTTCCAGCGGCAAGGTGCAGCGTTCGGCCTGTCGCACGCGGTTGGCAGATGGCAGCCTCGACAGTTATGCGCAGTTCCCCGGTGTGCCAGCGCAGGTCGGCGATGCAGCCCTGCAATCCGAACTGCAAAGTCAGATTGCCGCGATCTGGTGCGAGCAATTGCAGGTGGCACAGGTCGCCGCCGACGATCACTTCTTTCTGCTGGGGGGCAACTCCATCAGCGCCACACAGGTCGTCGCTCGCCTGCGGGAAACCCTCGGCCTGGAATTGAACCTGCGCCTGTTGTTCGAAGCGCCCACTCTGGCTGCCTTCGCCACCAGCGTCGCGCAATTGCAGCAGGACGGCGGCGTGGCCCAAGGCGCGATCCATGCGCTGTCACGCCAGGAAGACCTGCCGCAATCCCTCGCGCAGAACCGCCTGTGGATCACCTGGCAGCTGGACCCGCAAAGCAGCGCCTACACTATCCCCGGCGCCCTGCGTTTGCGCGGCGAGCTGGATGAAGACGCGGTGCGCGCAACCTTCCAGCAACTGATCCAGCGCCACGAGTCCCTGCGCACGCGCTTCTTTGAACGCGATGGCCAAGGCTTCCAGCGGGTCGACGTCCAGGCTGATTTCGAGCTGCAAGTCATCGACCTCAGCGACCTGCCCACCGCCGAACGTGAAGCCCGGGCCAACCAGATCCGCGAAGATGAAGCCCGCACCCAGTTCGACCTGGAGAAAGGCCCACTGCTGTGGGTGACGTTGGTGCGCCTGGAGGACGAAGACCACCAACTGCTGGTGACGATGCACCACATCATCGCGGACGGCTGGTCGCTCAACGTTTTGATCGACGAATTCTCCCGCCTGTACGCCGCGGCGTCCCAAGGCCAAACCCTGGAGTTGCCGGCGCTGGCCCTGCAATACGCTGACTACGGCAGCTGGCAGCGCCAGTGGCTGGCCGAGGGCGAGGGCCAGCGGCAACTGGCTTACTGGAAACAACAACTGGGTGACGACCACCCAACCCTGAGCCTGGCCACCGATCACCCGCGCTCGGCGCAGCATATTCGCAGTGCTTCACGCCACAGCGTGCGTGTGACCGCGAGCCTCAGCGAAGCCATTCGCAAGACCGCCCAAACCCACGAATCCACCCCGTTCATGCTGCTGCTCGCGGCATTCCAAAGCCTGCTCTATCGCTACAGCGGCCAGCGCGATAT from Pseudomonas yamanorum harbors:
- a CDS encoding thioesterase II family protein: MNTPARLRLFCLPYSGASAMVYSRWRRALPEWLQVRPLELPGRGMRMDEPLQRDIKALAAQLADEISAELDEPYALFGHSLGGLLAFELAHALRERGVPQPLALFASGTAGPARRDVSEYAIEKNDEQLIARLRQLKGTGEEVLANAELMQLMLPILRADFLLCGSFEYGEREPLSLPIHVFGGKQDTVRADQLLDWQQDTASGFSLDMFDGHHFFLVQHESSVLRCVRRYADEHLARWRNDVARQMARAAG